GTTCAATGGAAGGATGCATGGGAGGGCGGCAGGAATCCTCAGATGCCCTAACCTTGCACTTGCCACATTGAAGGATAAAAAGCCCTGTGACAATAATGAGAGCCCCCAAAACAGTGCAACATAAACAAGTCTACAATTAAGTCCTTTGAAAACTATCAATGCCTAGAATAAAGTTAGTTAAAGTAAAATATGTAGGAAACTGTGCATGTTTTTACCTTCCTACATATGACCTCTTTAAGCACTATAGCACCCACCATCGTGACAAAAATTGTGGATATGGGGCTAACCCACGTCAAGAACACAACACCTCTCTCCCGCAGCAGTGTGCTCTGTAGGAATTACATAAAACTCGAAACCATAATTCCCTAAATGACCAAGGTCAAAACTAGAAGTCATTTCTACTGTaaagcaataaaaatacaGAATCACTTCACATTACTTTTCTTAAACCTACCAAATATAGATAGTAGAagagtttgtgtttagcccCAAGATCCAAGCGAATTCGGATCCACTCTCCATTGCAACAGcaacaatcaaattcatcaaTGCACCTAGAGTGCATATAGATGCTATGAGATATAGAGACGAGGCATCCGTCTTCTTGGATGTCGTTTCTTAATGGAGTcacaagcaaaaaagaaaccatcatattcaaaatgaattcaCGGTTTTCAAACTCGCatcatttttttcaaagaacaaCGAAACTTACTATCAAGATGATGTACAAAACACTGACAAGCACCGAGAACGACACCAGCAATGGACCTAAGATCCAATTCTACGTCAGCCGATGAGAAACGACATTTCTGCCGCTGATGTGCGAGGGCTACAACATTGTGATGGTTGGGCCATTATACAGGCCTACAACCAAAACCTCTAGTAATCACCATCACCATGCCAAGCAATTTTGCTTGGCTGCGCCTCTCACTAATTGCAATGTGCTCCAGTCTGTCACATGAACAATgagaagaaatcaaagtgtTAGTAAGATGTATGATTATaataagtttttaaaaaattaatacattcAAGTGGTAATTGCGGAACATACCGTAAAATCCAGGAGCCAACTAATGTCAAGGATGGACTAGTGGCAATGAGACAACTTGAGAAACTCACCAGCATGAATTTCAGTCCAGAAAATACAGCAATCTGGCTCAAGTATGGTCAATGCTATTCAATGGAAATTGATTAagttatttatattttctattatcCATATGAAATTACAACAAtaagcttcatttttttttccaagtaGTTACTTACTCAAGTATGCTCAATGCTATGATCTGAATGACAAGCCAGCGCGTCATTTTGGGCCATGGTGTtctgaaagaagaaaaacattgtgtcaaataagaaagaaaataaacatttaAGGGGTTGTTTGTTACACAAGACTGTCTTGGCATGGATTATGCTTAAGGACTGTCTTGgcttagtatatatatatatatatatatatatatttgtgtgtgtgtgtgtgtgtatatgtatattataataaataatatatattgatattttataataataatatacgtgtatatacatatgtatatatacatatgtgtgtgtgtgtatatatatataatatcagccccgatctcttggaccccagAGTGGTCCAAGAGactgtggtcacccaccgttggattgttcaaaaaagtttcttaaaaggagtgcaagagtgagtgaaccatTGAATTTACATTCAACAGTGAGTGaacacaaatctcttggacccctgtagtccaagagatcgggactgtatataatatatgtgtatatatgtatattatgatatatgtataagggtatattatatatattatataatatgtgcgtatatacatgtatatatgtatattataatatataatacatatgggtatattataataataataataataataatatatatgctattattattacaatataatatattgatATTATAAATTGGTGAGTATGGGACTAGTTAATCATCCTCTTTCACATGGGTTTATTAGTCCCATCCTAAGGAAGTGTTTTTGGTGGGCTCAGTATTAACAATCTCATCTAAGATTAGGATTAGATGAAACAAACACGGGACTAAATTTAGTCCAAGTCAATCCTATGTAGCCAACGACCGCAAATAGGTATGATCTTATCCCTAACcacattaaattgaaaaaaaaagtgatagTGAACACAAACCTGGTAATCGATATAGCCACTAGTATCATAATGGAGGATAgtgtgtttttctaaaatttaaaaaaaaaacactaaaccTCATTCCCTCCTTCAATCCTCTTTTTGTAAGGATAAAGTTGTCTTCAATCAGCATTAGGATCAACATCCCAATTATAAATAGGGCAACCCTTATTACCTTTCCCCATTGGCCTTGGATTGCTTCTCCTTCATCCGAGTTCACAACTAAATTTGTTGGTTGTTGTTCAATAGCCAGCTCATGTTGCACTCCTTCATCCACAATTTCTTGAACCATGACATGATGTTCTTCTTCCTTCACAAGGTGGTCAACATCATGTGTTGGATGTTCTTCCTCCACCTGTTCTTCAAATGTCAGCACATGTTGCTCTCCCTCCACAATTTCTTGAACCGCCATGACATGATGTTCTTCCTCCACAAGGTGTTCAACATTATGTGTCGGATATTCTTCCTTGACCTCTTCTTCAAATGTCAGCACATGTGTTGGATGTAGCAATATAATCTTTTTATTGAGGTTGTGGATGACAGTGAATCTGAGgcaattcaaatttcaattgttttgtaataacgtaatctttttgtttgggaaactttaatttttatttttgtaagcTATATAAGAAATTGGGCcttatcaaatcaaatcttactgtttatttattttcgataaaaaaattatttatttatttatattcttAGCCCATTTCAGCCAGCCTATTTTGCCTACTTGGCCTAGCCCGACGAGGCCAATAAAATCCTAGCCTATGGAACGGCCCAAGCTTTGATTTTGTAGAAAAAACCAAGCCTGCCCTGGCCCGTATATTTCCTTTAATCTAGTAAAGCCCGGCCCGACCTAGCCTAAGTCCACTAAACTTGCGCTGGACTAGCCCAACCCAGCCCAACTTGACCCATTGACTATCCTTACATGTAAGCAGGGGCGGATCCACAGAGGAGCAAGGgtggtcaattgacccctgcAACCTCTGAAATCCTCCATTAGAGCCGCCCAAATTGACCCTCGCAAGGTGCTCGATGAAATGCCCCAATGGGGCAAACTCTTGTGCTGCTGTGCAGCTGTGGAGAGCTTGCGCGCAACGcgcatccttttttttttttttgtttggtcgacgtcaaaacgacgtcgtttcatttaagtggttttttttttttgcgccCTCGACGTCGAAACGACGTCGTTGCacttaaggttttttttttgcgcgCTATTcttcaaaacgacgtcgtttcacttataccttttttttttttaataacacctggccaaaacgacgtcgttttggcacaggttgaaaaaaaaaaaataaaacaaaacagcaGCCCGATACCCATCAGTTTCAAAacccatttcttcttctcaatatCAAATTCTCTAACCTAAATTCCAACCCCAACTAAAACAACCAAcctccaatccaattcaatggTGGCTTTCCCTCCCCCCTCACAAATCAGTCGGTGGAGGCAGTAAAGTGGCGTCGGCGGTGGGCACTGGGCAGCAGAAAATTGAATAAGTGCCtccaaaattcaatttgatttcaaaggTGGATTTATCCCTCAAATTTGAGAGTATGTTATCCTATTTTCTTtatgctttaattaattagtaaagaTTCTTATatgttagtgttttttttttgattagttgttgttttttgttgttgagattttattttactttgttagtttgaataaacTAGGGCTTTTatgttagtttgaataaattagaggttttggttttggttagttagtttgaataaattagggttttatttttatgttagattATATGATTATCTTGGTTAGTTTCAATTAATTaggggttttgattttggttagtTAGTTTGAAAGTATGTTATCCTATTTTCTTtatgctttaattaattagtaaagaTTCTTATATGTTAGTGTTTTTCTTGAttagttgttgttgttgtttgttgttgagattttattttagtttgttAGTTTGAATTAACTAGGGCTTTTatgttagtttgaataaattagagGTTTTGGGtagttagtttgaataaattatcgttttatttttatgttagattATATGATTATCTTGGTTAGTTTCAATTAATTaggggttttgattttggttagttagtttgaataaattaggattttacttttatGTAAGATTATATCTCTTggttagtttgaataaattaaggGCTTCTAGTTTTGGTTAGtttgtttgaataaattagtgTTTTATGTTAGATAATAATTGGTAAATTTGATTAGTtgttggattttattttggttagttTGCATAAGTTATGGCTTTTTAATATTGTTGATGTTTGATTGGTTATTTCTACCAATACAGTTATGGAACGATACTTTAAGAGAAGGTTCGCATCAACTACTTCTAGTTCGGATAATGTGGGTAGTTCGAGTTCGAGAGATGTGGATATTTCTAGAGATGTGGATAGTTCGAAAGAAAGTGAGTTGCAAGATATCTTAGCTAATCTTATTGCAGACCCTGGACTTCGACCTCAAATGTTGGATTATGATCCTAACATTAGAGACGAAGTTCGAAGAGCATATCTACAAAAGGGTCCATGTCAGCCCAAGGATCACACATTTCCACAAACTGATCTTTCAGGGTATGATCGACGCTTTAATGTCAAGTGGTTTGATGAGTTTGACTGGTTGGAGTACAGTATTAGTAAAGATGCTGCATTTTGCCTTTATTGTTATCTCTTCAAATCCAATTTCAGAATTGGTCAAGGGTGTAGCGACGCCTTCACAGAGATGGGTTTTAggaattggaagaagaaagataaaattagGCAACATGTTGGACCTGTTGGAAGTGTTCATAATCAATCTAGACAATATTGTGTGGATCTTATGAATCAAAAGCAACACATCCGAACAGCTTTGATAAAGCAATCAGAGCAAGCTCGTATTGATTATCGTATTTGCTTGACAGCTTCTCTTGATTGTGTGAGATTTTTATTGAGGCAAGGTCTTCCTTTTCGTGGGCATGATGAGAGTGACACTTCAAGCAACAAGGGGAATTATTTAGAGCTCTTACAGTTTCTTGCTGATCATGATGAGAAAGTGAAGGCCGTTGTGTTAGAAAATGCTCCCGGGAATCTCAAGTTAATAGCTCCAACAATTCAAAAAGATCTTGTGAATGCTTGTGCCACTGAAACTATTAAGAAAATCATCAAGGATATGGATGGTGcattcttctctttattagttGATGAATCACGTGATGTGTCAGTAAAAGAACAGATGGCGGTGGTGTTTCGTTATGTGGACAAAAGTGGGGATGTAATTGAGAGGTTTGTGGGCATTCAACATGTTAGGGATACTACATCAAACTCACTCAAGGAGGCTATTGACATATTGTTTGCAAGAGAGGAATTGAGCATTTCCATGCTAAGAGGACAAGGATATGATGGAGCTAGTAATATGAAGGGTGAGTTCAATGGTCTTAAAACacagattttgagagaaaatccTTGTGCCTATTATATTCATTGTTTTGCACATCAACTTCAATTAGCTCTTGTGGCCGTGGCAAAGGGAAATGCTGATATTGCCACTTTCTTCACATCTTGCAATAGCTTGGTTAATATTGTTGGAGCATCGTGCAAGCGTCGTGACATTCTTAGAGATCAACTACAAAAGGATGTTACGGAAGCTCTAGAAAAAGATACTTTTCCAACAGGGCGAGGCTTAAATCAAGAAACTTGTCTCAAGCGTCCCGGTGATACACGTTGGAACTCACATTATGGTACATTACTTAGTATCATTTCCATGTTTAAATCTGTGGTGAAAGTGCTCAAATTTATTATTGAGGATGGCTCCACTGATAATCTAGGTGAAGCAAATAGGTCATTGAGAGAAATAcaatcttttgagtttgtatttcacctatttttcatgagaTCTATATTGGGAGCCACAAATGACTTGTCACAAGCATTACAGAGGAAAGACCAAGATATTGAGAATGCAATGACTTTAGTCAAAGTTTGCAAGGACCAACTACAACACATGAGAGAGAATGCATTTGAAGCCTTGCTTGATCAAGTATCTTCCTTTTGTGCCAAACATGATATCTTGGTTCCAAACATGGATGATGCATATGTAGCTCAATGGAGATCACATCGGAGAGCTCCTATAATAACACACCTCCATCATTATCGTGTGGACATCTTTATTCAAATCATTGAGTGGCAACTTGCGGAATTAAATCGTCGCTTTAGTGAGGTAAATACTGAGTTActtctttgtttgacatgttTGAGTCCAGATGATTCATTCATAGCTTTTGACAAACAAAAGCTACTTCGTTTTGCTGAATTTTATCCTCAAGATTTTAATTCCCGAGATCTCTTGGCacttgaagatcaacttgagATTTATATTACTCATATGCGTACGATgactgatttttctcaattgaaaGGGATTGGTAGCCTTGCAAGaaaaatggtggagaaaggGTTGCATAGAACAtataattatgtttatttgCTTATCAGATTAGCCTTAACTTTACCGGTTGCAACTGCTTCTGTGGAGAGAGCATTTTCTGCTATGAATATTGTGAAAGGTCCACTTCGCAACCGAATGGGAGATCAATGGTTGAGTGATAGTTTACTTGTTTATATTGAGAAAGATGTGTTTGCTTGTATTGATAATGAAACAATAATGCTACGTTTtcagaatatgaaaactcgtcgtggacaattgtaatgtggtttttttctatgaattatgaattctaatatattatcgtttcatttttatgagtatattttgtataaatttttttcaccttTAGACATTGACCCCTGGAAGGAAATatcctggatccgccactgtCTGTGGGAACAGAGGAGCCAAACCCAACTTGTTGAGGGAACAAATCCAATTCCTTCCTCTTCATTGATAATTCTGCTTTTGTGATGGGATCTATCTAGCTGGGAGAGGAGGTagtgggtgtcttgagaagTTTTTGGTGGGAGAGGAGGCTCATtggggaaagagagagagagagagagacagagagagtggtggtggtggtggtagtgaATAACATCTCTTCCTTGTTCCTGAATCCTGGTTCTCCAACTACAATGTATTTCTGGTTagattcattttttattttttatttttattttcaaattttaataatagtttcctttaatttttaattcatgtattaatattttaatttatatggaCAGTTTTACCCCTCAATTTAGCGATAATATTAACAAACTTTAACGGTGGGACGATTTTGATACTAAATAGAGAGTTGAAAGACTactgaaatgaaaaatttagTTGGTGTACCAAAATAAAACTCGAGCAATAATTGAAAGACCATTTCAatcaaaacaccaaaaaaaaaaaaaccaaaaaagattCAAGAATCAGGTTAATCCCAAGAAATTAGATATCATACGAAACTATCTCATATTTAAAATACTTAGCATGAACCATTGCATTGCATCAAACTTCACTTTTTGCACTTTTAAATTCACTTGTTGAGTAAATAGATCTATATGCATCACTATTGATTTCAAAACCATTACGATCAGCATAATTCTCTTCCGAATGTTATAAGAGATTCTAACTTCAAACCCCTACACTGTGGATAAGAagaactggaaaaaaaaaaaaaatggcatcAGAAGGATGACCAATTATGGCAACAATGGAAAATTAACAACACTAATTCAATATCTTGAATTTGAGCCTTATTCCAGcattttatttatgaaccAAGTCAAACATTCTTCTTTATAATTACCCCCAACAAATAGAAGGAATTGACAGGGATGAGTACATATAGACTTTCTATAGTAAGGATGTCCTTATTTTTCCTTACATATAAATAGTTTAAAATACGAATTTGCATTTATATGAACGCGGTTATAGCTGTTAGATCGCCGACTCTtttgaattataaattaattacaatccaTTGAATTCTGTTCGCATTAGATACAAATTTGTATTGAATAAAGGTAGGACAGTGGACTCTGGCTTGTGTATgaattgaaacatcctttggcttatatttttcatcttcgTTTTCTTCTAATTACTTTTCTGGAGTTAATTTTGCTTTGGTCTGTTCCTTGCCCCATTGTCCTTGTTGGATTATGGTCTTTTTATTTGGCTTGTCTATGTCTTgggaatttttaatttttttcctcctcttgttttagtttttctgGTTCCATGTTGGCATGTCTGTTTTGTTGGTGGGTTTTGGCTCCCCTTTGGGCTTCTGCCGTGGGGCTTTTAATGAATCGTCCcttaaccaaataaaaaagaaaaaaaagaaaagaaaaagctgtcactttataaaaagaaaaagcactTCCAATGTTCTTGTACCCGTTTGTTTTCTTCCTCTCAAAGAAATGTTTATAatgtttatttctttatttctttttttttaataattcaaGCAATAACTTTATGAGGTCGAACCGAGACCACTCTTATTTTCCTtccatttttctattttaacaTGAACTTTAATTATTACAAGTTGTTACTTTGTACTTAGCTTAGCTCTTTATTCATTGCAAAAGTACTTGGGTATCAATTTGTTATTGcaaagcaaaagaaatcaTGAAATGCAGCTGGTGGGAAGGTCTCTTTCGCTGCACTGCTCTGCTTCGGTGCTAAGCAAATTGACTTGAGCTTCCACTTACAAAGAATTCGTTGCGAATATCAGAAAATCAGTTAGCAGATATGGATCATCAAGAGACTAGTGTGGAAAAGGAGGGAGTTGCTGACAGTGGCTTAATCGATTTGGTCTTCTCTTGGTCTATGGAGGATGTTCTCAACAGAAATCTATACAAAAACCAGGTTTGTCTGCTCTTCTTCGTATCTCGTCATGTAGTAATTACAATGTGATGAGTTCTGCATGCCTGTTAATTTTGCTTTGAtgtttgtaaattgtaattacTACAGGTGACGGAAATTCCTGATACATTTTCGACTGTGACGAGTTACATGAAAACGTTCATTCCTTCGCTTGTTGAGGAAACACATGCTGATTTACTCTCAAGCATGGAGACTCTGCCACAGGCACCTACTTGTGAAATTCTGGCTGTTAAACCTAAGCGTCATAAAAATGCCAAGGACTTTTCTTATGTTATTATAATAAGGGGCAGTGGAGAAGCCGAAAATTATGAGCCGCAGACTGGAGATCTTATTGCCTTGACTGATATTAGACCAACATGCAGTGATCATTTGAACAGGCTGAGAGATTCATATCTCATTGCGTATGTTCGTCCAGGCAGAGATAATAGGCTCTTTATACGCTCATCAAAGCCTATAAGTAGAGGAGGAGGACGAAAACTTTTTGCTGTCTTTCTGATCAACATGACAACAAATGTTCGCATATGGAAAGCTTTGATCTCTGAAAAGGCAaacacaaatataattaagaatGTGCTGCAAGTGCAACCCAATTCATCacaggtaattttttttttcttttctttaacaTCATGCCTGCACATTAATTAGGCCTTGTTCTATGTTTTCAGAATAAGGATGATCTACTCTTAGTGCATTGTTTGATATGTTTAGTTGCTAATTGATTCGCAAAGCTTCGAACAACGCatttatgtttctttcttaCAGGGTGGGAATTCTTGTTCAATTTGCTTTTCTAAGAAAAAATGCTCTGCTGCCGTTTCAAATAGATGGCCCTCAATGGGCTCTGATCTAAATGATTCCCAAGAAGCTGCAGTTTTGAACTGTATCAATTTGAGTAAATGTACTCACCAAAATACCATCAAACTAATATGGGGTCCTCCTGGGACTGGAAAAACCAAGACAGTTGCTATGTCACTCCTTGCCCTCTCGAAGTTGAAGTGCAGAACACTAACATGTGCTCCAACGAATGTCGCCTTGTTAGAAGTGACAGCGAGACTCCTGGGATTGATTAATCAGTCTCTTGATTATGGAAAGTATGGACTTGGAGATATAATTCTATTTGGGAATGGGGAGCGAATGAAGATCGATAATTACGATGACCTTGTTGAGGTATTTCTTGATTATCGTATTGAAATTCTGGCCCAGTGTTTTAACCCTGGGACTGGATGGAAACATTGGTTGGAGTCAATGATAGGTTTGCTTGAGGATCCACAGAAAAAGTACTCAACAAGGGATGATGAGAATGATTTTCAGACCTTTGAGGAGTTTGTGAGGGAAAAACTTAATTCAGTTGGTGAGCATGTGGAGTTTTGCATGGTAAATTTGTACACTCACTTACCAACTTCTTGCATTTCACTAGAGGTTGTGACTGACATGATTGGAGCTCTGGATTTGCTCAATTCTCTTAAATCTTTACTGCGTGAGGTTGGTTTTGCTAATGAGAGGTCACAATTAGTTCTAAAAGATTTTCTTCGTAAACTGAGGTTGCTTCGTAAATTTTGTGTTCCTAATTTGAAAAAGTTGgagaaaataaggaaattcTGCTTGGCAAATGCTTCCTTAATATTTTGCACCGTGTCAAGCTCTGCTAAATTGCAGACAGAGGAAAAGGCACCCCTGGATTTGTTAGTGATTGAGGAAGCTGCTCAGCTTAAAGAATGTGAATCAGCAATTCCTTTGCAACTACCGGGTCTTCGCCATGCTGTTCTCATAGGAGATGAGAGGCAACTCCCTGCTATGGTTATAAGCAAGGTTTCATTTTGTCCTTTGTGTCGTATAGTTTAAAAAGTTTGTAAAGCTTTTATGTTTTATGTGAATTTTGAACAATGCACTTTCAGATCTCCGAGAAGGCTGGTTTTGGAAGAAGTTTGTTCGGAAGACTTCTACTGTTGGGACATGAGAGGCACCTTCTCAATGTCCAGTATAGAATGCATCCATCAATCAGCTTATTCCCAAAAAGGGAGTTTTACAACAACCAGATATTAGACGGTCCAAATGTCAAGCAAGGAAGCTATGAGAAGTGCTTTCTTTCGGGAAAAATGTACGGATGCTATTCCTTTATAGATGTAGCCAATGGACAAGAAGAATTTGATCGCGGGCATAGTCGGAAAAATATGGTTGAGGTTGCTGTGGTCTGTGAGATTGTTGCAAGCCTATACAGAGGTAATTTTTACTGTAAGCTACTGTAGAGGTTCTTAACTGCTTCATT
This sequence is a window from Prunus dulcis unplaced genomic scaffold, ALMONDv2, whole genome shotgun sequence. Protein-coding genes within it:
- the LOC117612514 gene encoding zinc finger MYM-type protein 1-like gives rise to the protein MERYFKRRFASTTSSSDNVGSSSSRDVDISRDVDSSKESELQDILANLIADPGLRPQMLDYDPNIRDEVRRAYLQKGPCQPKDHTFPQTDLSGYDRRFNVKWFDEFDWLEYSISKDAAFCLYCYLFKSNFRIGQGCSDAFTEMGFRNWKKKDKIRQHVGPVGSVHNQSRQYCVDLMNQKQHIRTALIKQSEQARIDYRICLTASLDCVRFLLRQGLPFRGHDESDTSSNKGNYLELLQFLADHDEKVKAVVLENAPGNLKLIAPTIQKDLVNACATETIKKIIKDMDGAFFSLLVDESRDVSVKEQMAVVFRYVDKSGDVIERFVGIQHVRDTTSNSLKEAIDILFAREELSISMLRGQGYDGASNMKGEFNGLKTQILRENPCAYYIHCFAHQLQLALVAVAKGNADIATFFTSCNSLVNIVGASCKRRDILRDQLQKDVTEALEKDTFPTGRGLNQETCLKRPGDTRWNSHYGTLLSIISMFKSVVKVLKFIIEDGSTDNLGEANRSLREIQSFEFVFHLFFMRSILGATNDLSQALQRKDQDIENAMTLVKVCKDQLQHMRENAFEALLDQVSSFCAKHDILVPNMDDAYVAQWRSHRRAPIITHLHHYRVDIFIQIIEWQLAELNRRFSEVNTELLLCLTCLSPDDSFIAFDKQKLLRFAEFYPQDFNSRDLLALEDQLEIYITHMRTMTDFSQLKGIGSLARKMVEKGLHRTYNYVYLLIRLALTLPVATASVERAFSAMNIVKGPLRNRMGDQWLSDSLLVYIEKDVFAYIDPWKEISWIRHCLWEQRSQTQLVEGTNPIPSSSLIILLL
- the LOC117612519 gene encoding helicase SEN1-like, coding for MDHQETSVEKEGVADSGLIDLVFSWSMEDVLNRNLYKNQVTEIPDTFSTVTSYMKTFIPSLVEETHADLLSSMETLPQAPTCEILAVKPKRHKNAKDFSYVIIIRGSGEAENYEPQTGDLIALTDIRPTCSDHLNRLRDSYLIAYVRPGRDNRLFIRSSKPISRGGGRKLFAVFLINMTTNVRIWKALISEKANTNIIKNVLQVQPNSSQGGNSCSICFSKKKCSAAVSNRWPSMGSDLNDSQEAAVLNCINLSKCTHQNTIKLIWGPPGTGKTKTVAMSLLALSKLKCRTLTCAPTNVALLEVTARLLGLINQSLDYGKYGLGDIILFGNGERMKIDNYDDLVEVFLDYRIEILAQCFNPGTGWKHWLESMIGLLEDPQKKYSTRDDENDFQTFEEFVREKLNSVGEHVEFCMVNLYTHLPTSCISLEVVTDMIGALDLLNSLKSLLREVGFANERSQLVLKDFLRKLRLLRKFCVPNLKKLEKIRKFCLANASLIFCTVSSSAKLQTEEKAPLDLLVIEEAAQLKECESAIPLQLPGLRHAVLIGDERQLPAMVISKISEKAGFGRSLFGRLLLLGHERHLLNVQYRMHPSISLFPKREFYNNQILDGPNVKQGSYEKCFLSGKMYGCYSFIDVANGQEEFDRGHSRKNMVEVAVVCEIVASLYREFIRTKKKVSVGVISPYKAQVNAIQERVTEYSEVSGTDGFSVSVQSVDGFQGGEDDVIIISTVRCNEEGYVGFISNLQRANVMLTRARHCLWILGNEATLVRSNSIWKKLILDAKKRKCFYNADEEKNLAQAIEVALMELGQVHIPLNSDSLLFKNAKWKVCFTNEFQNSIQKIKDTEIHREVVSLLTKLANGWRQSLKNKITIVHGTCAQVLQKYKVKGLLNLIWSVDVLQENSDYVQVLKIWDVLPVSDTPELDKRLENMFRSYTTAEMNLCLLRCVDGDAVVPIRMLVDSSSSHEAEADPVQVLSKPLSSLSLKDKPQTSSSEPQSHRKTRNNMPRRQRK